From one Trifolium pratense cultivar HEN17-A07 linkage group LG1, ARS_RC_1.1, whole genome shotgun sequence genomic stretch:
- the LOC123902418 gene encoding transcription factor bHLH140, with protein sequence MDLDNKDAKPILVILVGAPGSGKSTFCDEVMRSSSRPWLRVCQDTIGNGKAGTKAQCLSSAARALKDGKSVFIDRCNLNREQRSDFLKLRGETQIDMHAVVLDLPAKLCISRSVKRSGHEGNLQGGKAAAVVNRMLQSKELPKLSEGFNRITFCQSESNVKDAIDTYQKLGPLENLSHGCFGQKNPDSKIQSSIMKFLKKAEVPVDTASKENVIGDSTSQTPGKNDSLCKDKEKITSPHDNSKLGSKETKGQADKSAGSYHNQISLDDPPTLAFPSISTADFQFNHDKAADIIVEKVAEYSKKMGNARLVLVDLTHKSKILSLVKSKVAEKNIDTQKFFTHVGDITRLHSTGGLRCNVIANAANWRLKPGGGGVNASIFDAAGPELESATKEKAKTLSPGNAVVVPLPSSSPLFTREGVTHVIHVLGPNMNPQRPNCLNNDYEKGCKVLQDAYASLFEGFASIVRNQMQHNENLGKKTLELQDQSEKCSINHSTNSDQKSKRDADHGPEKSKKYKGTHDGFELTFTGSKDEKVDSEHRRTDGSTRKAWGSWAQALHQIAMHPEKHKDHLLEISEDIVVLNDMYPKAQKHVLVLSRSRGLDCLSDVQEEHLSVLKRMHAVGLKWAEKFLSENASLVFRLGYHSAPSMRQLHLHVISQDFESKHLKNKKHWNSFNTAFFRDSVDIIEEVSNHGKATLKDDDKLLSMELRCQRCKSAHPNIPRLKSHISSCQAPFPAYLLENGCLVSACTR encoded by the exons ATGGACCTCGACAACAAAG ATGCAAAACCCATTTTGGTAATCTTAGTGGGTGCGCCTGGAAGCGGGAAATCAACCTTCTGTGATGAGGTTATGCGTTCCTCTTCTCGTCCTTGGCTTCGCGTTTGTCAg GACACTATTGGAAATGGTAAAGCAGGAACTAAAGCTCAATGCTTAAGTAGTGCAGCTAGAGCATTGAAGGATGGGAAGAGTGTATTCATTGACAGGTGCAATCTTAACAGAGAACAGAGATCAGATTTTTTAAAGCTTCGGGGTGAAACCCAAATAGATATGCATGCAGTTGTACTTGATCTTCCTGCTAAGCTTTGTATTTCTCGATCTGTTAAACGATCTGGGCATGAAGGAAATTTGCAAGGTGGAAAAGCTGCTGCAGTTGTGAATAGAATGCTTCAAAGTAAAGAGCTGCCCAAATTAAGTGAAGGCTTTAACCGAATAACATTTTGTCAGAGTGAGAGCAATGTCAAAGATGCTATTGATACATACCAAAAACTTGGGCCACTAGAGAACCTTTCACATGGTTGCTTTGGTCAGAAAAATCCAGATTCCAAAATCCAATCTAGTATAATGAAATTCCTGAAAAAGGCAGAGGTTCCAGTTGATACTGCATCTAAAGAAAATGTCATCGGAGACTCTACTTCCCAGACTCCTGGGAAAAATGATTCCCTCTGCAAAGATAAGGAAAAAATTACATCACCGCATGATAATTCCAAGTTAGGGTCAAAGGAAACAAAAGGCCAGGCTGATAAATCTGCCGGTTCCTATCAcaatcaaatttctttggatgATCCCCCAACACTGGCATTTCCATCTATTTCAACAGCTGATTTCCAATTTAACCATGACAAGGCAGCTGATATCATTGTTGAGAAGGTCGCGGAGTACTCAAAAAAGATGGGGAATGCCAGGCTTGTTCTAGTCGACTTGACACACAAGTCAAAGATTTTGTCCTTAGTTAAATCCAAAGTGGCAGAAAAGAACATTGATACCCAAAAGTTCTTTACCCATGTTGGAGACATCACTCGCCTTCATTCCACAGGAGGTTTGCGGTGTAATGTCATAGCTAATGCTGCCAATTG GCGGCTAAAACCTGGTGGCGGAGGAGTTAATGCATCAATTTTTGATGCCGCAGGTCCTGAACTGGAGTCTGCAACCAAAGAAAAAGCGAAGACTCTTTCACCTGGGAATGCTGTTGTTGTCCCTCTACCTTCTTCTTCTCCATTGTTCACAAGAGAAGGTGTGACCCATGTAATACATGTCCTTGGACCTAACATGAATCCACAAAGACCAAATTGTCTTAACAATGATTATGAAAAAGGCTGCAAAGTTCTCCAAGATGCTTATGCATCACTATTTGAAGGTTTTGCATCAATCGTTAGGAACCAGATGCAGCATAATGAAAACCTTGGGAAAAAGACTTTGGAGTTGCAGGATCAGTCTGAAAAGTGTTCAATAAATCATTCCACTAATTCTGATCAAAAGAGTAAGAGAGATGCTGATCATGGACCGGAAAAAAGCAAGAAATACAAGGGAACTCACGATGGTTTTGAATTGACCTTTACGGGTTCTAAGGATGAAAAGGTAGATTCAGAGCATAGAAGAACTGATGGCAGCACGAGGAAGGCTTGGGGGTCATGGGCTCAAGCTCTTCACCAAATAGCTATGCATCCTGAAAAGCATAAGGATCACTTGCTTGAAATTTCAGAAGACATTGTTGTATTGAATGATATGTATCCTAAG GCACAGAAGCATGTTCTGGTGTTGTCACGTAGTAGAGGTCTTGATTGCCTGTCAGATGTCCAAGAGGAGCACCTTTCGGTATTGAAAAGGATGCATGCAGTGGGTTTAAAATGGGCTGAGAAATTCTTGAGCGAAAATGCTTCACTAGTATTTCGCCTTGGATATCACTCG GCTCCGTCAATGCGACAACTACATTTACATGTTATTAGCCAGGACTTCGAATCAaagcatttgaaaaataagaagCATTGGAACTCGTTTAACACTGCTTTCTTTCGTGACTCAGTAGATATAATTGAGGAGGTATCTAATCATGGAAAAGCAACATTGAAAGATGATGACAAGCTACTGTCTATGGAGTTGAGGTGCCAAAGATGTAAAAGTGCACATCCAAACATACCGCGCCTAAAATCACATATTAGTAGCTGCCAAGCACCCTTTCCTGCTTACTTACTCGAAAACGGGTGTTTGGTCAGTGCATGCACCAGGTAA
- the LOC123902451 gene encoding protein SPA, chloroplastic, which produces MTISCSLSLPQFHSSFLSSSPLKSLPITPLATNKFQPKPTFYPRIRAIELDQNTVVAITVGVLSVAVGIGIPVFYETQIDNANKRDNRQPCFPCNGSGAQKCRFCLGTGNVTVELGGAETEVSRCINCEGAGSLTCTTCQGSGIQPRYLDRREFKDDD; this is translated from the exons ATGACAATATCATGTTCACTTTCTCTTCCTCAATTTCATTCatcctttctttcttcttcacctcTTAAATCTTTACCTATCACCCCATTAGCTACAAATAAATTTCAACCAAAACCCACATTTTATCCACGTATTAGAGCTATTGAACTTGATCAAAACACG GTAGTGGCTATAACTGTTGGTGTTTTGAGTGTGGCTGTTGGAATTGGCATTCCAGTGTTCTATGAAACACAAATTGATAATGCG AATAAGAGAGATAACAGGCAGCCATGCTTCCCATGCAATGGATCCGGAGCTC AGAAATGCAGATTTTGTTTGGGAACTGGTAATGTGACAGTTGAACTTGGTGGGGCTGAGACGGAGGTCTCTCGCTGCATAAATTGTGAAGGTGCTGGTTCGCTGACATGCACAACATGTCAAGGGTCTGGTATTCAACCTCGATACCTTGATCGTAG AGAATTCAAAGATGATGACTGA
- the LOC123902439 gene encoding L10-interacting MYB domain-containing protein-like, whose translation MELEPSNQSKQERSRTRWTAPLDKVFADLVVKQIQLGNRQNDVFDKKTWNHIRDEFNRQTDLNFNNNQLRKHLDVLRTRFYNLKTTNDQNNGFVIDDPLYIGLEQWEDIGAQPRNETVKGKECPIYKQLCTIFTDSPADGKYAQSSHYEELDKSVDAAGLISYPEIGVSHYENPSTSKSILGNISTVEKVIKNSLDRKRKRLNETQTTSLDQDTCNAMADTLLEMLDVSRVRAVVLNVSDDKYSITNCIRALDEIQGIDQQLYFSALDLFENPSFRETFISLKSIKIRLTWLQGKCSKSWFR comes from the exons ATGGAACTTGAACCCAGTAATCAATCCAAGCAAGAGCGTTCAAGGACAAGATGGACGGCACCCCTTGACAAGGTATTTGCAGACTTGGTTGTCAAGCAGATTCAGCTGGGGAATAGACAAAATGATGTTTTTGACAAGAAAACGTGGAATCACATTCGTGATGAGTTTAACAGGCAAACAGATCttaatttcaataataatcaatTGAGGAAACATCTAGATGTTCTTCGGACACGCTTCTATAATTTGAAAACTACAAATGATCAAAATAATGGCTTTGTAATTGATGATCCCCTTTACATTGGCCTTGAACAGTGGGAAGACATAGGG GCACAGCCTAGGAATGAAACAGTTAAAGGGAAAGAATGTCCGATATATAAGCAACTCTGCACAATATTCACAGACTCTCCCGCCGATGGGAAATATGCTCAATCTAGTCACTATGAAGAGTTAGATAAATCAGTCGATGCTGCTGGCTTGATTTCATATCCAGAAATTGGGGTCTCACATTATGAAAATCCATCAACCTCAAAATCCATTCTAGGGAATATCTCAACTGTTGAGAAAGTGATCAAGAATTCTCTTGATAGAAAAAGGAAACGGCTTAATGAAACACAAACTACTAGTCTGGATCAAGACACATGCAATGCTATGGCAGACACCTTGTTAGAGATGCTTGATGTGTCGAGGGTAAGGGCGGTTGTTTTGAATGTAAGTGATGATAAATATTCCATAACAAACTGCATTAGGGCTCTGGATGAAATACAAGGCATTGATCAACAGCTCTATTTTTCTGCACTGGACCTCTTTGAGAATCCTAGTTTCAGAGAGACATTCATTTCTTTAAAAAGTATCAAGATTCGGCTTACATGGTTACAAGGAAAGTGCAGTAAAAGTTGGTTTCGTTAG